The Helianthus annuus cultivar XRQ/B chromosome 15, HanXRQr2.0-SUNRISE, whole genome shotgun sequence genomic sequence gtgaacaggtcagtaccaccgtacagcagagttaccaaactaatctatctaagggttttggccaaaaatggcgcttattatgggttttggccaaaaatggcgcttATTCGAAGGGATTTGGCCTttttttttaaggcacttattatgaaaaggatatcatagcgtctaggtcagcatgtatctggatgcagcagaagaacaactatgatatcctccgaatgaaacaccaatataaagacccgaaatctcagactttggcaatctgtcaacacaagatttaagaccattaagccatatgccgcaacgtgttacccactgagatgcgtaatgcctgagaaaagccagaattcttgtgtagacattatgttttactccctaacagcagtttactcgttggtgttgctgaatctaccgacatATCGTTAACTTGGAGCCGTATCCTCCATCAGATCCTATTCATGCGAAGACATGATCAGGTTAGTTCCTATCATTTCTCATATAAGATCATGATTATCTTGCAATAATCAAATCTCATGGTCTAGGAAGTAATTTAATGCTCccttttaaaattttatttatgtataacaATTTACTGAAAAGCTAAAACTTATAAAACATGTATTTACAAAATAAAGTCTTCCACATCAGGCACACAAAAGCATATGTCAACAAGAAAATGAGTGTGTTACAGTGCAGTTAAGTGTGCAACCAGGTTAGATACCATAACCAAACCTGTGATTTTCCCAACTTGTATCTAGAACAACCACTGATAATAACCGGTGTTACTAACAGTCCTCCTTGGATGTTCCTACACTCATAAGCAATTCAGTTAGAGAGTGGAACCCAAGCCATCGTAGTCTTGGGTTCTCCCCTTTCATCAAAATAATAAACCTCCCGATATGCCAAATATTTTCCCTCATTGATTTCTTTTACAACCACTTGTTTGACTCGCCAAACTTGTGTTGGTTTaaaaattttgtttgtaaaagatttaaagTTTGAAACAATCTTATGTTTAAGACCCGGAGGGAAAGATTGAGGTTTTGATGTGTTGGTCCTTTTCATCTTTGAATCATGTGAAACCGGCTTCACATGTGGAGACCTGGATGAAAATTTTTTCATCTGATCTTTCAAAGATGTGTGATTTTTACCTTTTAATCCAGAGAAGCAATACTGGTTGCCTTTACCGTCTGGATCGTGTCGCTCTGGGCAATGTTTGAGCACATGACCTTCTTTTCCACACCTAAAACAAGCCTTGAATGGCTTTTGAGACTTTGCAGTTCCGTGTGATGCAACTAGGGGCGGGGATTGCTTTGAGCTTGACTCAGCATGTTCACAAACGTGATGTTTGACAACTTCAGATGATCTTTTGATCTTTGTCTCCCCAAGATTCTCATTTTTCTTTGATTCATCATCTAAACTCGTGCAATCATCAATGTGGAAGTCTTTTTCCAAAGGATCTTGATTTTCAAGACTTGTAGAGTCATTTGGGGTCGTTGGTTCTtgaacacttaatggttcaaggTTTTCAACCTTTTTATCAGCATCTTTTACTGAAGTTTCTGAGTCATTTGAGCTTTCCCATTCTTGATATGAGTGAAAATCCGAATCACGATCCTCACTTGAACTTCCTTCGCCACCTTCTGAAGTTGTGGTGCTTGAGTCTTCACTGCTGCTTTCTTCATTTGGCTCCTTATCAGACTCTGACATACCTGTATGAGATGGAACAAATTCTGGAATTTCCTCGGTAAGGAATTTTCCGAATCTGTTTTGTTTCAATTCTGGAACAAACACAGGAGGTTTACACACAACTTGTTCATCACAAAAAGCAGATTTTAAGTCAGCACATTTTAAAGTTTTGTTTGATTTCTCACAGTTCCAGGCAAAACAGTTAACAGTAGtataactgtcgcctgaatacCCTATTCCTATTTTCGTGCCACCACAATCCTCATCGCACACATCCTCCTCACGCTCAATCGCCTCTTCACTGCTTTCAGAAACgttagaaattttatcattttcacaaTTGATATTTTGAGCAATCAAATcatttttatcaattaaatcgtTGTCAGGATGAGGAGTTGGCATAGGCacatagtttttgctatgtggtggaaagaagagttttctttcatttccttgcCTATCCTTATACCCGATCCCA encodes the following:
- the LOC110913484 gene encoding uncharacterized protein LOC110913484 encodes the protein MPTPHPDNDLIDKNDLIAQNINCENDKISNVSESSEEAIEREEDVCDEDCGGTKIGIGYSGDSYTTVNCFAWNCEKSNKTLKCADLKSAFCDEQVVCKPPVFVPELKQNRFGKFLTEEIPEFVPSHTGMSESDKEPNEESSSEDSSTTTSEGGEGSSSEDRDSDFHSYQEWESSNDSETSVKDADKKVENLEPLSVQEPTTPNDSTSLENQDPLEKDFHIDDCTSLDDESKKNENLGETKIKRSSEVVKHHVCEHAESSSKQSPPLVASHGTAKSQKPFKACFRCGKEGHVLKHCPERHDPDGKGNQYCFSGLKGKNHTSLKDQMKKFSSRSPHVKPVSHDSKMKRTNTSKPQSFPPGLKHKIVSNFKSFTNKIFKPTQVWRVKQVVVKEINEGKYLAYREVYYFDERGEPKTTMAWVPLSN